The Monomorium pharaonis isolate MP-MQ-018 chromosome 5, ASM1337386v2, whole genome shotgun sequence genome includes a window with the following:
- the LOC105830366 gene encoding zinc finger protein 768 isoform X2, which translates to MALSAQNQSTSYVNLYYSIVQRAATRYFKEYYNSDTGAPYVLYKDNMERPQGQWGPGPGSLQDGGLYPQQQQQQQQGSSSSGSPQQACGPPVEGGESGPPPSLASPVPSPYPSAPPEPQSLTPPDDDIQSSQATSQQQQQQQQQQQQQQQQQQQQQTQQQVQQQQQQQQQQQQQQQVQQQPQQQQQTQQQDHSPQQQLTPHADVDRSDCFPGAGELQQYPQHYFKDARPHPSPSVPPHMLTPGGFSALHYLKQPGVMLTSLGQGDGGPGLDAHQYASPGAPNMTTGLPDIVQQSGKSSKAGNSDLRLFKCLTCGKDFKQKSTLLQHERIHTDSRPYGCPECGKRFRQQSHLTQHLRIHANEKPYACVYCERTFRQRAILNQHLRIHSDVSPHLIFKNGMTPTLWPQDVPFPPEEGKEEVASTFGDTDTQSGAFSPAPDANSIQYPAYFKDPKGGNHAVFGAGGSGSFGALQYIKQQGGTKSCLPDVIQHGRSAGMPLYVRCPICQKEFKQKSTLLQHGCIHIESRPYPCPECGKRFRQQSHLTQHLRIHTNEKPYGCVYCGRNFRQRTILNQHLRIHTGEKPYKCQQCGKDFRQKAILDQHTRTHQGDRPFCCPMPNCRRRFATEPEVKKHIDNHMNPHAAKVRRNSSGDTKPPGTPAGLGPVPVPRGLTPTVVKPELYFPQCYAPAFNHQPPVSTAQFPGAQANGVSVTGEFKPPTGLPPQ; encoded by the exons ATACTGGCGCGCCCTACGTATTGTACAAAGATAACATGGAGAGACCCCAGGGTCAGTGGGGCCCGGGGCCGGGATCTCTCCAGGACGGTGGACTGTACccgcagcagcaacagcagcagcagcaaggTTCCTCCTCGTCGGGAAGCCCACAGCAGGCCTGTGGACCTCCGGTCGAGGGCGGCGAAAGCGGTCCCCCGCCCTCGTTAGCCTCGCCCGTGCCCTCACCATATCCTTCGGCGCCTCCCGAGCCACAATCCTTGACTCCGCCGGACGATGACATACAGTCGAGTCAAGCCACGTctcagcaacagcagcagcagcagcagcaacaacagcagcagcagcagcagcagcagcaacagcaaacTCAACAGCAGgtccagcagcagcagcaacaacagcagcaacaacagcagcagcagcaagtTCAACAACAACctcagcagcaacaacaaacGCAACAGCAAGATCACTCGCCGCAACAACAATTGACTCCTCACGCAGATGTGGATCGCAGCGATTGTTTTCCCGGTGCCGGGGAGCTGCAACAATATCCGCAGCATTATTTCAAAGACGCCCGGCCGCACCCTTCACCGTCCGTGCCGCCGCATATGCTCACGCCCGGCGGCTTCTCCGCGCTGCACTATCTCAAGCAACCCGGAGTAATGCTGACGTCTCTCGGCCAAGGTGACGGCGGGCCCGGTCTGGACGCGCATCAGTACGCGAGTCCGGGCGCGCCGAACATGACGACCGGACTGCCTGACATCGTGCAACAGAGCGGCAAATCGTCCAAGGCTGGCAACAGCGATCTACGTCTGTTCAAGTGCTTGACCTGCGGCAAAGACTTTAAGCAGAAGTCAACTCTGCTACAGCACGAGCGGATCCACACGGACAGCCGGCCGTACGGGTGTCCAGAGTGCGGCAAGCGGTTCCGTCAACAATCCCATCTCACGCAGCATCTGCGCATACATGCTAACGAGAAGCCGTACGCTTGCGTATACTGCGAGCGTACGTTCCGACAGCGTGCCATCCTCAACCAGCATCTGCGCATCCACTCGG ACGTGAGTCCGCACCTAATCTTCAAGAACGGAATGACGCCGACCCTCTGGCCGCAAGACGTTCCCTTTCCACCCGAAGAGGGTAAGGAGGAGGTAGCGTCGACATTCGGCGACACGGACACGCAGTCGGGCGCGTTCAGTCCGGCGCCGGACGCCAATTCCATCCAGTACCCGGCGTACTTCAAAGACCCAAAGGGCGGCAATCACGCGGTCTTTGGCGCAGGTGGCTCGGGCAGCTTTGGTGCCTTGCAGTACATCAAGCAGCAGGGTGGCACGAAGAGCTGTCTACCTGACGTGATACAGCACGGCCGCTCGGCCGGTATGCCGCTGTACGTGCGTTGTCCGATATGTCAAAAGGAGTTCAAGCAAAAGTCCACGCTGCTGCAACACGGGTGCATACACATCGAGTCGCGGCCGTATCCTTGCCCGGAGTGCGGTAAGCGATTCCGGCAACAGTCCCATCTCACGCAGCATCTGCGCATCCACACGAACGAGAAGCCGTACGGCTGCGTGTACTGCGGACGGAACTTCCGCCAACGCACGATCCTAAATCAGCATCTGCGTATACACACCGGCGAGAAGCCTTACAAGTGCCAGCAGTGCGGCAAGGATTTCCGTCAGAAGGCGATCCTGGACCAGCACACGCGCACTCACCAGGGCGACCGGCCGTTCTGTTGCCCGATGCCCAACTGCAGGCGGCGCTTCGCCACCGAGCCCGAGGTGAAGAAGCACATCGACAACCACATGAACCCGCACGCGGCGAAAGTGCGCCGGAACTCGAGCGGCGACACGAAGCCGCCCGGCACCCCGGCGGGCTTAGGCCCGGTACCCGTGCCGCGTGGCCTCACACCAACGGTCGTCAAGCCGGAGCTCTACTTCCCGCAGTGCTACGCGCCCGCGTTCAACCACCAGCCGCCGGTCTCCACCGCACAGTTTCCCGGCGCCCAGGCGAACGGCGTCTCCGTAACCGGCGAATTCAAGCCACCGACCGGTCTGCCGCCGCAGTGA
- the LOC105830366 gene encoding myeloid zinc finger 1 isoform X1 → MALSAQNQSTSYVNLYYSIVQRAATRYFKEYYNSDTGAPYVLYKDNMERPQGQWGPGPGSLQDGGLYPQQQQQQQQGSSSSGSPQQACGPPVEGGESGPPPSLASPVPSPYPSAPPEPQSLTPPDDDIQSSQATSQQQQQQQQQQQQQQQQQQQQQTQQQVQQQQQQQQQQQQQQQVQQQPQQQQQTQQQDHSPQQQLTPHADVDRSDCFPGAGELQQYPQHYFKDARPHPSPSVPPHMLTPGGFSALHYLKQPGVMLTSLGQGDGGPGLDAHQYASPGAPNMTTGLPDIVQQSGKSSKAGNSDLRLFKCLTCGKDFKQKSTLLQHERIHTDSRPYGCPECGKRFRQQSHLTQHLRIHANEKPYACVYCERTFRQRAILNQHLRIHSGEKPYQCPECGKHFRQKAILNQHVRTHQDVSPHLIFKNGMTPTLWPQDVPFPPEEGKEEVASTFGDTDTQSGAFSPAPDANSIQYPAYFKDPKGGNHAVFGAGGSGSFGALQYIKQQGGTKSCLPDVIQHGRSAGMPLYVRCPICQKEFKQKSTLLQHGCIHIESRPYPCPECGKRFRQQSHLTQHLRIHTNEKPYGCVYCGRNFRQRTILNQHLRIHTGEKPYKCQQCGKDFRQKAILDQHTRTHQGDRPFCCPMPNCRRRFATEPEVKKHIDNHMNPHAAKVRRNSSGDTKPPGTPAGLGPVPVPRGLTPTVVKPELYFPQCYAPAFNHQPPVSTAQFPGAQANGVSVTGEFKPPTGLPPQ, encoded by the exons ATACTGGCGCGCCCTACGTATTGTACAAAGATAACATGGAGAGACCCCAGGGTCAGTGGGGCCCGGGGCCGGGATCTCTCCAGGACGGTGGACTGTACccgcagcagcaacagcagcagcagcaaggTTCCTCCTCGTCGGGAAGCCCACAGCAGGCCTGTGGACCTCCGGTCGAGGGCGGCGAAAGCGGTCCCCCGCCCTCGTTAGCCTCGCCCGTGCCCTCACCATATCCTTCGGCGCCTCCCGAGCCACAATCCTTGACTCCGCCGGACGATGACATACAGTCGAGTCAAGCCACGTctcagcaacagcagcagcagcagcagcaacaacagcagcagcagcagcagcagcagcaacagcaaacTCAACAGCAGgtccagcagcagcagcaacaacagcagcaacaacagcagcagcagcaagtTCAACAACAACctcagcagcaacaacaaacGCAACAGCAAGATCACTCGCCGCAACAACAATTGACTCCTCACGCAGATGTGGATCGCAGCGATTGTTTTCCCGGTGCCGGGGAGCTGCAACAATATCCGCAGCATTATTTCAAAGACGCCCGGCCGCACCCTTCACCGTCCGTGCCGCCGCATATGCTCACGCCCGGCGGCTTCTCCGCGCTGCACTATCTCAAGCAACCCGGAGTAATGCTGACGTCTCTCGGCCAAGGTGACGGCGGGCCCGGTCTGGACGCGCATCAGTACGCGAGTCCGGGCGCGCCGAACATGACGACCGGACTGCCTGACATCGTGCAACAGAGCGGCAAATCGTCCAAGGCTGGCAACAGCGATCTACGTCTGTTCAAGTGCTTGACCTGCGGCAAAGACTTTAAGCAGAAGTCAACTCTGCTACAGCACGAGCGGATCCACACGGACAGCCGGCCGTACGGGTGTCCAGAGTGCGGCAAGCGGTTCCGTCAACAATCCCATCTCACGCAGCATCTGCGCATACATGCTAACGAGAAGCCGTACGCTTGCGTATACTGCGAGCGTACGTTCCGACAGCGTGCCATCCTCAACCAGCATCTGCGCATCCACTCGGGTGAGAAGCCATACCAATGTCCGGAGTGCGGAAAACACTTCCGTCAGAAGGCGATCCTGAATCAGCACGTCCGCACACACCAAG ACGTGAGTCCGCACCTAATCTTCAAGAACGGAATGACGCCGACCCTCTGGCCGCAAGACGTTCCCTTTCCACCCGAAGAGGGTAAGGAGGAGGTAGCGTCGACATTCGGCGACACGGACACGCAGTCGGGCGCGTTCAGTCCGGCGCCGGACGCCAATTCCATCCAGTACCCGGCGTACTTCAAAGACCCAAAGGGCGGCAATCACGCGGTCTTTGGCGCAGGTGGCTCGGGCAGCTTTGGTGCCTTGCAGTACATCAAGCAGCAGGGTGGCACGAAGAGCTGTCTACCTGACGTGATACAGCACGGCCGCTCGGCCGGTATGCCGCTGTACGTGCGTTGTCCGATATGTCAAAAGGAGTTCAAGCAAAAGTCCACGCTGCTGCAACACGGGTGCATACACATCGAGTCGCGGCCGTATCCTTGCCCGGAGTGCGGTAAGCGATTCCGGCAACAGTCCCATCTCACGCAGCATCTGCGCATCCACACGAACGAGAAGCCGTACGGCTGCGTGTACTGCGGACGGAACTTCCGCCAACGCACGATCCTAAATCAGCATCTGCGTATACACACCGGCGAGAAGCCTTACAAGTGCCAGCAGTGCGGCAAGGATTTCCGTCAGAAGGCGATCCTGGACCAGCACACGCGCACTCACCAGGGCGACCGGCCGTTCTGTTGCCCGATGCCCAACTGCAGGCGGCGCTTCGCCACCGAGCCCGAGGTGAAGAAGCACATCGACAACCACATGAACCCGCACGCGGCGAAAGTGCGCCGGAACTCGAGCGGCGACACGAAGCCGCCCGGCACCCCGGCGGGCTTAGGCCCGGTACCCGTGCCGCGTGGCCTCACACCAACGGTCGTCAAGCCGGAGCTCTACTTCCCGCAGTGCTACGCGCCCGCGTTCAACCACCAGCCGCCGGTCTCCACCGCACAGTTTCCCGGCGCCCAGGCGAACGGCGTCTCCGTAACCGGCGAATTCAAGCCACCGACCGGTCTGCCGCCGCAGTGA